The sequence CGCCTTCGCTGCTGCCGTGGCGCACCACCGTCGACAACGTGCTGCTGCCGCTGGAGATCGTCGAGCCCTACCGCTCGAACTTCAAGGCCAGGCGCAAGGAGTACGAAGAGCGCGCACGGCGCCTGCTGCAGAAGGTTGGCCTGGGCGGCTACGAGGACAAGTTCCCGTGGCAGCTCTCGGGCGGCATGCAGCAGCGCGCGAGCATCTGCCGCGCGCTCATCCATGAACCCAAGATGCTGCTGCTCGACGAGCCCTTCGGCGCGCTCGATGCCTTCACGCGCGAGGAACTGTGGTGCATCCTGCGCGACCTGTGGACCGAGCAGCAGTTCAACGTGATCCTGGTGACGCACGACCTGCGCGAGTCGGTGTTCCTGGCCGACACGGTATACGTGATGAGCAAGAGCCCGGGCCGCTTCGTGGTGAAGCGCGACATCGAGCTGCCGCGTCCGCGCGAGCTGGAACTCACCTACACGAAGGAGTTCACCGACATCGTGCTGGAACTGCGCGGCCACATCGGCGCGATTCGCGGCAACGCCGCCGGCGCGACGGGTCCCGCCGCGGTGGCGCACTGAGGAGCGGCCATGAAGAACAGCAAGCAACTCGAACGCTGGTCGCCCTGGCTGCTGCTCGTGGCGGTGATCCTGCTGTGGCAGGTGATCTGCGCGGGCTTCGGCGTCTCCGATTTCATCTTTCCGAGCCCCCTGCGTATCTGGACCCAGTTCTGGGAATACAAGGAGATCATCGCGGGCCATGCGTGGCGCACCTTCTGGGTCACGATGGCGGGCTTCGGCCTGGCGATCGTGGTGGGCGTGCTGCTGGGCTTCGTCATCGGCAGCTCGCGGCTCGCGTACGCCGCCATCTATCCGCTGATGACGGCCTTCAACGCGCTGCCCAAGGCGGCCTTCGTGCCGATCCTGGTGGTGTGGTTCGGCATCGGCATCGGGCCGGCGATCCTCACCGCCTTCCTCATCAGCTTCTTCCCGATCATGGTCAACATCGCGACGGGCCTCGCCACGCTCGAGCCCGAGCTGGAAGACGTGCTTCGCGTGCTCGGCGCCAAGCGCTGGGACGTGCTCGTGAAGATCGGCCTGCCGCGCTCCATGCCGTACTTCTTCGGCTCGCTCAAGGTCGCCATCACGCTGGCCTTCGTGGGCACCACGGTGAGCGAGATGACGGCAGCCAACGAAGGCATCGGCTACCTGCTGATCTCGGCCGGCTCGGCCATGCAGATGGGCCTGGCCTTCGCCGGACTGATGGTGGTGGGTGCGATGGCCATGCTGATGTACGAACTCTTCAGCGTGATCGAGAAGCACACCACGGGCTGGGCGCACCGGGGATCGCAGGCATGAACACGCTCGGGCTTCGTGCACTGCGTGTCGCTCCTCCTTCCCCCTTGCAGGGGGCGACACCTGCGGCCCGGCAGAGCCGGTTCCGCGGTGTTCCACGAACAGGCGCCCGGCCATGACGCCGGAGCAGGCGATCAAGGCGCTGCGCCGTGCGAACGACGTGGCGCGGCGCGCGATGGCGATGGGCCGCCACCCCTTCGGCGCGGTGCTGGTGGCGCCCGACGGGGAGACCATCCTCGCCGAGCAGGGCAACATCGACACGGTGCAGCACGCCGAGGCCACGCTCGCGCGCCACGCCGCGCAGAACTGGCCGCCCGAATACCTCTGGCAATGCACGCTGGCGACCACCTTCGAGCCTTGCGCAATGTGTGCGGGAACGAGCTACTGGGCGAACATCGGGCGCATCGTCTACGGTGCCGAAGAGTCAGCGCTGCTCGCGCTCACCGGCAGCCACCCGGAAAACCCGACGCTGAGCCTGCCGTGCCGCGAGGTCTTCGCGCGCGGGCAGAAGAAGGTCGAGGTGATCGGCCCGGTGCCCGAGGTGGCCGAAGAGATGATCGCCACGCACCGCGGCTTCTGGGAGTCGCGCGGGAACCACCAGGGCGGGTAGGCGCCCGCCACCTGGGGTCAGTACGCCGGTCGCACGGCGCGCGTGGTTTGCGCACCGTCGCGGAAACGTGACGCCGCCGCCTCGGCGCCGCGCGCCAGGATCTGCAGGTCCATCGCCACCGCCACGAAGAGCGCACCCAGGTCCAGGCATTCGCGCGCACGCGCGTCGTCGAGCATCAGGATGCCGGGCGCCTTGTGCCTGCCACGGATGCGGCGGATCGCATCGTCGATGGCGCGCTTCACGGTCGGGTGGCCGGGGTCGCCCGGATGGCCCAGGCTCGCGGACAGGTCGGCCGGCCCGATGAAGACGCCGTCGATGCCCTCGACCGAGAGGATCGCGTCGAGCTGCTCGAGCGCCTCGCCGGTTTCCACCTGCACCAGCAGGCACAGCTCGTCCTGCGCACGCTTCACGTAGTCGCCGATGCGCCCGAAGTTCGACGCCCGCATCGAGCCTCCCATGCCGCGCACGCCGGCCGGGGCGTAGCGCGTCGCACGCACCGCCGCCTGCGCCTGTTCCGCGTCCTGCACGAAGGGCAGCAGCAAGCTCTGCGCGCCGATGTCGAGGTAGCGCTTGATGAGCACGGTGTCGTTCCAGTCGGGCCGCACCACCGCCGAGGTGCGCCGCGCGGCATCGGCCGGCACCGCGGCGCTCACCGCCTGCAGCTGGTGCAGCATGTGCGGCACGTCGGTGGGCGTGTGCTCGGTGTCGAGCAGCACCCAGTCGAAGCCCGCGCCGGCGACGATCTCCGACACGTACGGGTCGGGCAGCGTCGACCACAGCCCGATCTGCGGCACGCCCGCCGCGAGCGCGCGCTTGAAGTGATTGGGCAGCACCGGCATGGCGTTCACCCGAAGTGGCACGACACGGTGCCGAACTCGCCGTAGTCGGCCACCACGGTGTCGCCCTTGACGACCTCGATCGGCCGGATGAACGAGCCCGCGAGAATCACCTGCCCAGCCTCCAGCGTCACGCCGAAGCGATGCAGCCGGTTCGCCAGCCACGCCACGCCGTAGCCCGGATGGTTGAGCACGCCGGCGGCCAGGCCGGTTTCCTCGACCTCGCCGTTGCGGCTCACGATGGCCCCGATGCGGCGCATGTCCGCATCGACCAGCGCGGGCCTGAACGGCCGCCCGCCCAGCACCAGCGCGGCGTTGGCTGCGTTGTCGGAGATGGTGTCGAACACGTTGCGCGTGCGGCCGGTCTCTGGGTCGATGCGCTGGATGCGCGCGTCGAGGATCTCCAGCGCAGGCGTCACGTAGGCCGTGGCGTCGAGCACGTCGAACAGCGTGCAGTCGGGGCCCGACAGCGGACGCGCCAGCACGAAGGCCAGCTCGGCCTCGATCTTCAGCTGAAGGAAGCGCTCCGTCGGGATCACCGCGCCGTCGCGGTAGAACATGTCGTCAAGCAGCGCACCGTAGTCGGGCTCTGCGATGTTCACCGCGCGCTGCATCGCCTTGGACGTGAGGCCGATCTTGTGGCCCTTGAGCGTGCGGCCGTTGCGCAGCTTGAGCTGCATCCAGGCGTGCTGGATGGCGTAGGCGTCGTCGATGGTCATGCCCGGATGCTCGAGCGAGAACTGGCGGCATGCCACGCGCGTGAGTTGCGCCTGCTCGAGCCGTTCGGCGGCCTGCGACAGGGTGGTGGCGTCCAGGCTCATGGCACCGATTCCTCTGCGCGCACCACGTTGCGCAGCACGCCCACGCCGCTCACTTCCACCTCGACCACGTCGCCCGGCTTCAGGAATCTCGGCGGATCGAAGCGGATGCCGGCGCCGGTCGGCGTGCCGGTGGCGATGATGTCGCCGGGCTCCAGCGTGGTGAAGGTCGACAGGTAGTGCACCAGGTAGGCGAAGTCGAACATCAGGTTCGCGGTGGTGTCGTCCTGGCGCGGCTCGCCGTTCACGCGCGTCTGCACGCGCAGCGCGCCGAAGCCCTGCGGGAACTCGTCGGCGGTGACGATCCACGGACCGATGGCGCCGGAGGCGTTGAAGTTCTTGCCCTGCGTCACGTTGAACTTGGCGTGGTGCACCCAGTCGCGGATGGTGCCCTCGTTCATGCAGGTCAGGCCGGCGATGCAGGCCAGCGCCTCGTCGCCGTTCACGCGGCGCGCGCGGCGGCCGATGACGATGGCGATCTCGCCCTCGTAGTCGAGCTGCGTCGATTCGAGCGGCTGCTGCAGCGCCTCGCCGTGGCCCACGAAGGACTCCGCCACACGCATGAAGATGCTCGGGTACTTCGGCAGGTCGCTGCCGTCCTTGTACTCGGCGTTGCGGTGCGCGTAGTTCACGCCGATGCAGAACACGCGGCGCGGCTGCGCGATGGGCAGCTCGAAGCGGACGTCGGCCAGCGCGTGGTCGGGCGCCGCACCCTCGGCGGCGGCGCGGGCCTGGGCCAGTGCGGCCTCGCCGCCGGCCAGCAGCGCGGACACCGATGCGAAGGCCGGCAGGCGCCGGCTCAGGTTGACCACGCCGTCGCCGACCACGCAGCCCCAGTGCGAGGAGCCGCCATGCAGGTAGCTGATGAGTTTCATGCGGTCTCGAATCCGAAGAAGCGGGCGGGGTTGTCGACAAGAACCTTCTGCCGCGTGGCGGCGTCGGGCGTGAAGCGGTAGAGCAGCTCGAGCAGCGCGCCCTCGTTGGGCGGCTGCTTCACCGACACGGGGTGCGGCCAGTCGCTGCCCCAGACGCAGCGCTCAGGCGCGGCCTCGATCAGGCGGCGGGCCAGCGGCACCACGTCGTCCCAGGGTGCGCCGGTCTTCGAGATCTTCTCGGACAGCGACAGCATCACCCAGAAGTTGCCGCGCTCGAACAGCTCGAGCATCCGCGCGAGGCTCGGGTCGGCATCGCCGCGCGACGGATCGGCGCGGCCCATGTGGTCGAGCAGCACCGGCACGTCGAGCGCCTCGAAGGTCGCGAGCTGCGCCGCGATGCCGTCGGGCTCGGGCTGCACCTTGACGTACCAGCCGAGTTCCTTGACACGGGCGAAGGCGCGCGCCTGCTCGGCCGCGCTCAGGCTGATGCCGAGGCCGCCGCGGGTGAAGCGCGCGCCGCGCACGCCGGCGTCGTGCAGCTTGTGGAGGTAGGCGTCGTCGCGCTCGGTCAGCACGGCGGCGTTGGCGCAGGCCATGTAGCGGCGCGGGCCGCCGGCGTTGAGGCCTTCGAGCGCATCGAGCACCACCGTGTGGTCGGCGCCGTAGGTGGTGGCCTGCACGATCACGCCGCGGCCGATGCCGAGCGTGGCGTGCAGCCGCTGGGCCACCTGCCAGGTGGCGGTGGGCATTTCATAGGCGGCGTTGGGCCGCACCGGGTATTGCTCGCGCGGGCCGAACACGTGGAACTGGCTGTCGCAGGCCAGCGGCGGCGGCAGCGGCACGGGCGCGCGCGGATGAGGGTCGAAGGGAAGGTAGTCGGGCATGGGTTTCCGGTCGGAAGGAACAGGGGACGCGGCTCAGGCGATCCAGGCGGTGAAGCTGCACTCGATGAGCTTGCCCATGTCGAGCTCGGGCGCGACGATGGCGTGGCGCGCGGGCCGCGAGGCGGCGTCGGGGAACATCTCGAGCCAGGGTGCGTTGAGCGCGGGCCGCTGGCTGCGGTCCTTCATCCACACGGTGAGCTTCACGATGTCCTGCGTGCTGCCGCCGGCGGCCTCGACGATGCGCCGCACGTTGTCGAGCATGAAGCGGCACTGCGCCTCGATGGTCTCGGCGGGCTTGCCGGTGGCAGGGTCGTTGCCCTGGATGCTGCCGCTCTCCAGCAGCGGCCCCACGCGGCAGGCCGCGGGAATCGGGTTCTTGTGGCCGAAGCCGTCGACGTACACGCTGGTGCGCGCGGCCGGCGCGGCGCGCCCGAGAACGGCCATGGGTGCGGTGGGCGTGCTCATTCGGCGGAGATGTTGGATTGCTTGATGACGGGCATCCAGCGCGCGTCTTCCTGCGTGAGGAAGCGCGCGAACTGCTCGGGCGAGCTGCCGCGGGCCTCGGAGCCCAGCGTCTGGAAGCGGGCCTGCACCGCCTTGTCGGCCAGGATCTTCTGCAGCGCAGTCGACAGCCGCGCGACGATCTCCTTCGGCGTGCCGTGCGGTGCGAGGACGCCGGTGAAGGTCTCGGTGCTGAAGTCCTTGAAGCCGGCTTCTTTCAGCGTCGGCACGTCGGGCAGCTGCGGCAGCCGCTTGGGCGAGGTGACGGCGAGCGCGCGCGTGCGGCCCTGCTGGATGAACGGACCGGCCACGGAGATCTGGTCGAAGTTGAACTGCACCTGGCCGCCCAGCAGGTCGGTGGTGGCCGGCGCGTTGCCCTTGTAGTGCACCGTGGTCCAGTGCGCGCCGCTTTCGCGCTGCAGGTATTCGCTCACCAGGTGGTTCTGCGTGCCCGCGCCGGGCGAGGCCATGGTCAGCGTGTTGCCGGGCTTCTTGCCCTCGGCGACCAGGTCGGCCACCGTCTTGTAGGGGGTCGACGGATGCACCTGCAGCACCAGCGGCGTGAAGGACACCGAGCTGACGGGCGCGAAGTCCTTCTTCCAGTCGTAGGCGTTGCGCTTGAAGATGGTCGGCGAGAACAGAATCGGCCCGTTCGCGCCCATGAAGAAGGTGTAGCCGTCCGGCGAGGACTTGGCCACGTACTCGGCGGCGATCATGCCGCCCGCGCCGGGCCGGTTGTCGACGATGAAGGGCTGCTTGAGCTCAGCCTGCAGCTGCTCGCTGATGATGCGCGCGGCGCCGTCGACATTGCCGCCCGGCGGGTAGGGCAGCACCAGCTTCACGGGTTTGTCGGGCCAGCCGGACTGTGCCGTGGCGAGCACGGGCGCGAAGGCCGCGCACGCGGCGACGGCAACGGTGGCGATGAGTTCTTTCAAGTGATGTCTCCTTGCTTGCATGCCGGCCCCGCAAGTGTGTTGCGCTGTGCACCGGCGACCCATGCACTCTAAGAATCCGAGACTGGATGCTGCAACGCAATATGTCCGAGTTGTTCCATATGATGGACGTTTTCGACAAGTCCGCAGATGCCGTCTCAGAGGCGCTGCGGACAATCGAGCCTCTGCCACCAAGGAAGGCCCCTCATGTTTCTCGATGCCGGCGACCTGTCGCCCGAAGCCACCTACCGCCTGATGAGCGGCATCGTCGTGCCGCGCCCGATCGCGTGGATCACCACGCTGTCGGACACCGGCGTGGTCAACCTCGCACCGTTCTCCTGCTTCACCTTCGTGTCGAACAAGCCGCCGATGCTGGGCGTGAACGTGGGCCGCAAGGCCGGCCGGCGCAAGGACACCGGCGCCAACATCCACGCGCTGGGCGAGTTCGTGGTGAACATCGGCGACGCCTCGCAGATGGTGGCCATCCACGAGAGCAGCGCGGAGCACGCGCCCGACGTCAGCGAGACCGAGCTGCTCGGCCTCGGCACCCTCCCCTGCACCACGGTGCGGGTGCCGCGCCTGGCGGACGCACCGGTGAGCATGGAGTGCCGGCTGGAGCGCGTGATCTCCTTCGGCAAGACCGGCGCGGAGTTCATCGTGGGCGAGGTCACGGCCTTTCACATCCGCGACGGCCTGATGCACGACGGCAAGGTCGACACGCGCGCCCTCGACCCCGTGTGCCGCATCGGCGGCCCGAACTACGCCACGCTGGGCGAGATCGTCACGCTGCGCGGCATGCAGCAGACGCCCAAGGCGGTGATGGATGGCGGCGGCAGATAGATCGGCCGACACGGACTCCGGCACGGCCGGCGCGCAGAGCGTGCGCCGCGCGCTGGCGGTGCTGCGCGTGCTGGCCACCGGCCAGGAGCGTGGCGTGCGGCTGACCGACGTGGTCAACCACACCGGCCTCAACCGGCCCACGGTGCACCGCATCCTGCGCGTGCTGGTGGAGGAAGGCGCGGTCGAGCAGGACCCGGCCACGCGCCGCTACCTGGTCGGCGGCGAGGTCTCGCTGCTGGGGCTGGCGCGCTCGAGCCGCTTTCCCATTCGCGCGATCGCCGAGCCGCATCTTCGGCACCTGAGCGAAAGCCTGGGCGACACGGCCTTCCTCACCATCCGCAACGGCACCGATTCGGTCTGCATCGACCGGCGCGCCGGCAGCTTTCCGGTGAAGGTGCTGTCGATCGAGATCGGCGCGCGGCGGCCACTGGGGGTGGGCGTGAGCGGACTGGTGCTGCTCGCCTCGTTGCCGCCCGACGAGGCGGCCGAGGTGGTGCGGCGCAACGCGCGGCGGCTGGAAGCCCTGCGCATCGATCCTGCGGAACTGCTGGCTCGCGCGGTGCGCGTCAGCCGGGACGGCTATGCCTATGCGCCGGTGGGCGTGGTGCCCGGCTCACGCGCGGTGGCGGTGCCGGTGTGCCTGGCCGACGGCCGCACCGTGGCAGGGCTGGCGATCGCCACCATCACCGAGCGCCTCCCCGATGCGCGGCTTGAGACCGTGGTCGCGCAGATGCGTGAGCGAGCGCGGCTGATCGGCGCGCAGGCGGCGGAACTCGCTCATCGCAAGTCGGTACGGCGCACTTCGGTTGCGTTTTCGGGCGCGTCGTCTTCCAGCAGCAGGGACGCCTCGTCGCGCCAGTAGTTCACCGCTGCGAGCCAGCCTTCCCATACGCAGCCGTTGCAGCCGCGCCCGCAGCAGGTGGTGGGCTCTGGCGGCGGCGGGCGCAGCGCGACACCGTGCGCGTCGAGCAAGGCCTGCACGCGCGCGATCAGCGCCTGCGCGCCGGCAAGGTTCGTGGGGTCGGGCAACCGTTCGATCGGATTCATGAAGGAAGCGCCGATTCTCGGGTCTCGAGGTTCAGTTCCAGCCGCATCTTCGCGCCACCCGATTCGCTCGACCCGATCGTGAGCTGCCCGCCATGCAGGCGCGCGACTTCGGCCACCAGGTGCAGGCCGAGCCCCGCGCCGCGTCCCCGGGGCACCAGGCGGTGGAACGGCGCCACCACGCGTTCGCGATCGGCCTCCGGAATGCCCGGTCCCGAGTCGAGCACCTCGAAACCCGAAGGCTCCCAGAGGCGTACCTCGATGTCGCAGCCCTGTCCGCCGTGCTCGATCGCGTTCTGGATCAGGTTCGTGAGCGCGCGCTCGAGCGAGGGCGCGTCGCCGCGCACCCACAGGGGCCGCGGTGCGTCGACCGACAGCGTGCAGCGGTTCAGGATGGCCAGTGGCGCGATGTCGCCGGCCACGCGCTCGCACAGCGCCTTCAGGTCGACGGGCTCATGGTCGTGCAGCACGATGCGGTCCAGCCGCTGCAGGTCGAGCAGTTGCTCGGCCAGCGTGGCGAGCCGCGCCGAGGCCTGCATCAGCTTCACCTTGGGCGCGTCGCCGGGCAGTCCCTCGATGTGGATCTGCAGGGTGGTGATCGGCGTGCGCAGCTCGTGCGCGGCGTCGGCGAGAAAGCGTTCCTGCCGGTCGTAGCCTTCGTTGAGGCGGTCGAACGCGCGATTCACCGCGTTCACCAGCGGCCGGATCTCGCTCGCCACGTTGGCCAGCGGCAACCGCGTGGTGCGCTCGTGCACGTCGATGCTCTCCGCATGGCCGGCCGTGGCCACCACGCCCTTCAGGCCGCGCTTCACCACGAACGGCGTCGCCAGGATCACGCCGAGGCAAGTCACCAGCGCCATCGGCGCCACCAGGAACAGGAACACCAGCCCTGTGCCCTTCAGCGTGTTCTTCATCGTGAGCGGGGCACCGGTGCGCGCCATCACGTCGAGCGGCCCCGCCGCGGTGTCCATGCGCTCGAACCGGGCCTTGGGCTGCGTGTTGTCGTTGGCTGGCTCGATGGACATGCGCGAGAGGCCGTCGAACGAGTTCATCAGCGTGTCGTACCTCGGCGGCACCTCGCCGTGGCGCACCTCGTTGCCTGCGGGGTCGCGCGCGATGAACCAGAACGACGCGTCGGCCTCCGCCAGGCGCTTCAGCTCCGCCGTCTGTTCCATGACCAGCTTGCCGCCCGCATCGCGCGCCGCCGCACGCTGGATCACTGCCACCGTCTCCTGCCCCGTCTCGTCGACCACGCGGCCGAGCACCCACGCGAGGCCGATGAAGCCGCCCAGCACCAGCGAGCCGACCACCACCTGCAGCAGGATCAGGCTCCAGATGAGTTGCCAGCGCAGCGAACTCAGCGTCATTGCGCGGGCGGCTGTGCCGCGCAGATCAGGTAGCCCACGCCGCGGATGGCATGGATCTCGACCTGCGCTCCGGCCTTGTCGAGCTTGGAGCGCAGGCGCGAGACGTGCGTGTCGAGCGCGTTCGACTGGATCTCGTCCTGGTGCCCGTACACGCGGTCCTGCATGGCCTCACGCAGCACGGTGCGGCCGCGGTGCTCGAGCAGCGCCTCGAGCACCAGCAGCTCTCGGCGCGGCAGCGTGATGCTCGCGTCGCCCACGTGGGCCTGCCGCATCTGATGGTCGAAGCGCAGCAGGCCCAGCGTCATGACGAGGTTCGCGCGGACCGCGGGACGCCGCGCCAGCGCGCGCACGCGCGCCATCAGCTCGTCCATGGAAAAGGGCTTGGCAAGGTAGTCGTCGGCGCCGCCGTCGAGGCTCAGCACGCGTTCGGCCACATCGCTCATGGCCGTGAGCACCAGCACCGCGGCGGCGATGCTGTTCTGCCGGAGGAATGCCACGAGCGATAGGCCGTCGCCATCGGGCAGGCCGCGGTCGAGCACGATCACGTCGTGCTGCGCCGACAGCGCCGCCTCCTCGGCTTCGCGCAGCGAGCTCGCCACGTCGACCACCATCTGGTTCTGACGCAACGCCGACGCGAGGGCCTGCGCCAGGTCGGCTTCGTCTTCGACGAGCAGGATTCTCATGGGCTGCGGTGGCGGATGTGAGTAGGGCGGATGCGTGAAACGGGGCCGGTCATTCTAGGAGAGGGCCCCTTGCGGAAGACGCAATGTTCACGCAATGCAGGCCCCTAAGCTGGGTCGCTTCCTTTCTCCGAAAGCAGCATCGGTGACCTCCCGCCCGGCGACACATTCCCTCCTGCCTTCCGCGAGCCCCGTGCCCTGGTACATGGCGCTGGGCCAGCGCATCGCGACGCTCTGGGTGGTCAAGATGTTCGGCACCACGCTCGGCATCTCGGGCTTCTTCGTCGTGTACTTCTGGGTGATGCACAACCCGCTGCGGGAGCCGACGGTGATGCCGCTCACGCCGCTGGACCACTGGGTCGGCGTGAACGACGAAGCCATGATGCTCTACGGCTCGCTGTGGTTCTACATCTCGCTCGCGCCGGCGTTCGCGAAGGACAAGGCCGAGCTCCTGGCCTGCGCGCGCGACGCCGCGCTGATGGCCGTCGTCGGCCTGCTGGTGTTCTGCCTGTTCCCGACCGCGGTGCCGGCGTTCGCGGTCGACTGGTCGCAGTACCCGTCGCTCCAGTTCCTCAAGGCGACCGACGCAGGAGGCAATGCGTTCCCGTCGCTGCACGTCGCCTTCGCGGTGTTCTCGGCGATGGTGCTGGCGCGGCAGCTGCGCAGCGTCCGCGCGCCCGCCTGGGTGCGCGCGCTGAACCTGCTGTGGGCACTGGGCATCGTCTACTCGACGCTCGCCACGCGCCAGCACGTGCTGCTCGACGTGCTCGGCGGCACGCTGCTCGCGTTCGCGGTGGGCTGGGCCGGCAACACGCGCGGCCGGCTCGTGTGGAAAGAGGCCTGAATACGGTACAAAGCGCGAGGCACAACAACACCAGGCACTCTCGAATCATGGCCGACGACATCGCCGCCGCGCTGCGCATCGAACGCGTCGCGCTGGACACGGACCACCTGCAGTTGACGCTCTCCAACGGCAGCGAACACAGCCGGCCCTATCGCCTGCACAGCGTGCTGCAAAAGGCGACCTCCGCGCAGCGCGCGCAATGGGTGCTGGTCGACGGGGGCTGCGGCATCGCCTGGCCCGCGCTGGCGAATTCCGGCGAGGCCGGCCTGATCAACATGTACGACGTGGCCTGGGAGGCGTCGTACGACGCGGCGATGGACTTGCTCAAGGAAGCCGGCTGGAAGCTCGACGCCCTGCCTTCGCGCGAGCAGGACCTGTGCGCGCTGTGGCGGCTCGAAGCCGACATGAACAACGGCGGCTTCATCCAGTTCTTCGGCAACTGGGGTGAAGCCAACTGCCGGATCGCACTGGACGCTCTGCGAAAGATCGGCGCGCACCAGGCGCTGGCCATCGTGCAGCGGCAGCGCGACATCCTGCAGCGGCTGGAAGACGACCCCCGGCTGGAATCCATGCAGGACATCTACCGCTTGCTGACCGAAGCGGAAAGCGAGGAACTCGAAGAACTGGACCAGGCCTTCTGGGAGTACCCCGACCGGCTGGCACCGTTGGGGTTGGCGTGCTACGGGCTGACGCCCGGCTCGCCGCTTGCAGGGGTCGCACGCCCCTGAGCGCGAAGCACGCGGCCCGCGATTCGCTTCAGGCGGGCCGGGCCGGTCGGAGGATGGAAGCTAGCGGCTCTGTCCGGATCACCAGAAGATCCAGAGCGCAAGGCCGCCGAAGATGGCCCACTTCACGAGGTAGTAGACCCGCTTGTCCCACGCCTTCAGGCGCTTGCCGACCACGCGGATCTGGTAGATGTACTTGAATGCGCGGTTGATGCCGCCGGTCTTGTCGCCCGCGTCGTTGGGCGACGCCGCCGCGGCCAGCAGGTTCTTGGCGAACCAGCGGTTCACGGCACTGGCCCAGCGGTACTTCAGCGGACGCTCGATGTCGCAGAACAGGATCACGCGGTCGTGGTCGGTCGTGTTCTCGGCGTAGTGGATGAAGGTCTCGTCGA comes from Variovorax paradoxus and encodes:
- a CDS encoding IclR family transcriptional regulator; translated protein: MAAADRSADTDSGTAGAQSVRRALAVLRVLATGQERGVRLTDVVNHTGLNRPTVHRILRVLVEEGAVEQDPATRRYLVGGEVSLLGLARSSRFPIRAIAEPHLRHLSESLGDTAFLTIRNGTDSVCIDRRAGSFPVKVLSIEIGARRPLGVGVSGLVLLASLPPDEAAEVVRRNARRLEALRIDPAELLARAVRVSRDGYAYAPVGVVPGSRAVAVPVCLADGRTVAGLAIATITERLPDARLETVVAQMRERARLIGAQAAELAHRKSVRRTSVAFSGASSSSSRDASSRQ
- a CDS encoding oxidoreductase-like domain-containing protein — translated: MNPIERLPDPTNLAGAQALIARVQALLDAHGVALRPPPPEPTTCCGRGCNGCVWEGWLAAVNYWRDEASLLLEDDAPENATEVRRTDLR
- a CDS encoding sensor histidine kinase — protein: MTLSSLRWQLIWSLILLQVVVGSLVLGGFIGLAWVLGRVVDETGQETVAVIQRAAARDAGGKLVMEQTAELKRLAEADASFWFIARDPAGNEVRHGEVPPRYDTLMNSFDGLSRMSIEPANDNTQPKARFERMDTAAGPLDVMARTGAPLTMKNTLKGTGLVFLFLVAPMALVTCLGVILATPFVVKRGLKGVVATAGHAESIDVHERTTRLPLANVASEIRPLVNAVNRAFDRLNEGYDRQERFLADAAHELRTPITTLQIHIEGLPGDAPKVKLMQASARLATLAEQLLDLQRLDRIVLHDHEPVDLKALCERVAGDIAPLAILNRCTLSVDAPRPLWVRGDAPSLERALTNLIQNAIEHGGQGCDIEVRLWEPSGFEVLDSGPGIPEADRERVVAPFHRLVPRGRGAGLGLHLVAEVARLHGGQLTIGSSESGGAKMRLELNLETRESALPS
- a CDS encoding response regulator — encoded protein: MRILLVEDEADLAQALASALRQNQMVVDVASSLREAEEAALSAQHDVIVLDRGLPDGDGLSLVAFLRQNSIAAAVLVLTAMSDVAERVLSLDGGADDYLAKPFSMDELMARVRALARRPAVRANLVMTLGLLRFDHQMRQAHVGDASITLPRRELLVLEALLEHRGRTVLREAMQDRVYGHQDEIQSNALDTHVSRLRSKLDKAGAQVEIHAIRGVGYLICAAQPPAQ
- a CDS encoding phosphatase PAP2 family protein translates to MPWYMALGQRIATLWVVKMFGTTLGISGFFVVYFWVMHNPLREPTVMPLTPLDHWVGVNDEAMMLYGSLWFYISLAPAFAKDKAELLACARDAALMAVVGLLVFCLFPTAVPAFAVDWSQYPSLQFLKATDAGGNAFPSLHVAFAVFSAMVLARQLRSVRAPAWVRALNLLWALGIVYSTLATRQHVLLDVLGGTLLAFAVGWAGNTRGRLVWKEA
- a CDS encoding DMP19 family protein — translated: MADDIAAALRIERVALDTDHLQLTLSNGSEHSRPYRLHSVLQKATSAQRAQWVLVDGGCGIAWPALANSGEAGLINMYDVAWEASYDAAMDLLKEAGWKLDALPSREQDLCALWRLEADMNNGGFIQFFGNWGEANCRIALDALRKIGAHQALAIVQRQRDILQRLEDDPRLESMQDIYRLLTEAESEELEELDQAFWEYPDRLAPLGLACYGLTPGSPLAGVARP